The genomic DNA ATAATAGTTGTTTATCTGATTCCATTGTTTATTATTTGATGCAGTTTTCAGCATAAACATGTCGTCATCACATCTTCCTGCCACATCAGAATCACTTGACCTAGCTTCAGAAGCCAAAACCCCATCTGAGGCTATCAACATACTCTACCAGGTACTCGATAACCCCGCATCATCTTCCGAAGCCCTTCGGGTCAAAGAACAAGCAATCGCAAAAATTTCAGAACTCCTCAGGGACGAAAACCGAGGAGAGGATCTACGTGGTCTTTTAACCACATTAAGACCATTTTTCGCACTAATCCCCAAAGCTAAAACCGCAAAAATCGTTAGGGGAATCATAGATTCCGTTGCCAAAATACCAAACTCCACCGATCTTCAAATATCATTATGCAAGGAAATGGTAGAATGGACCCGGGCTGAAAAGCGCACCTTTTTACGGCAACGGGTTGAGGCCCGACTTGCTGCGTTATTGATGGATAGCAAGGAGTATTCAGAAGCGTTGACTCTCCTTTCGGGTTTGGTCAAAGAGGTCAGAAGATTGGACGACAAGTTACTTCTTGTCGATATTGATTTACTGGAAAGCAAACTACACTTTTCTTTAAGGAATCTCCCAAAAGCAAAAGCTGCGTTAACCGCTGCTAGAACAGCTGCGAATGCAATCTACGTTCCTCCAGCTCAGCAAGGCACCATTGATTTACAGAGCGGAATTCTTCATGCTGAAGAAAAGGATTACAAAACTGCTTACAGTTACTTCTTTGAAGCTTTTGAGGCATTTAACGCGCTTGATGACCCGAGGGCGGTTTATAGTCTTAAGTACATGTTGCTATGCAAGATCATGGTGAACCAGGCTGATGACGTGGCAGGGATTATATCTTCAAAAGCTTTGAAGTTTTTAGGTCCGGAACTCGATGCAATGAAAGCTGTTGCTGATGCTTATGCTAAGAGATCGTTGAAGCTGTTTGAAACCGCTCTTCAAGATTTTAAAGCCCAGTTGGATGAAGACCCTATTGTTCATAGGCATCTTTCTTCCCTCTACGACACACTATTGGAGCAAAACTTGTGCAGGTAATGACTATGATTTTAAATCTCATCATTGCTAGCAATTAAAACGGACGGGTTGGCCAGGCTGGGTAACAGTTAatatttggtttggtttgggttGGGTTGTGACCTAGAACagttgactttttattttttagagtaaaatgccgttttcgttcctgaggtttggtcacttttgcgacttttgtccaaaggttctTTTattccgcatttggatccaaaagatttaaaatcttgTCTTTTTCATCcgacttgttaactccatccatttttctttgttaaatgaggggcattttcttctttttagacattgttttattaaaattaaaacgCTATAAGAAATAAAGATCCAACCCTGTTGACTTTCTCCCCACCTAAACCCTTTAATCATCATAAAAGTgtctaaaaagacaaaaatacgcTTGACTTAACGTTAAGAAATGGATGGAGTTGACGAGTCAAATGAAAAAGACAAGATTTTTCaatcttttggatccagatgcggaaaaacaaacagttGGACGAAAGTTGCCAAACAccaaggacgaaaatggcattttacctttttatttttaattgagtaaacttctgttttgctccctgtggtttggtcactttaacggttttgccccaaacctttaaaaatagccattttcctccaatagtttgttATGGTGGAAAACcagacaatttggatggagttagaggcggggagcaaaatggaaaaaccctagcaaactattggaggaaaatggctatttttaaagatTTGGGGCAAAActgttaaagtgaccaaaccacagggagcaaaactgaagtttactctttttaattttataaataactaGTGTCAATGATGATTTCAAACCTCTAGTATTTCAATAGTAATCTAGTCTTACACTTTAGGTTACTTTTGACTCATTTTCTGTAGAGTTACTTTTTCTACTCAGAGGCGGCGCTGGAATTAATTAAGAATAACACGAATCAACCAATTTATAAGTAAATGGGTAACAGGTCAATATGGGTTGGGGTTGGATTGTGAATTTGTTTAAGGTAAATAAATGGTGTGAATGTGTGATGTGCTGTGCAGGTTGATTGAACCGTTTTCGAGGGTGGAGATAGGCCACATAGCGAGTTTGATTGAGCTTCCAGTGGAACATGTGGAGAAGAAACTGTCACAGATGATATTGGACAAAAAGTTTGCGGGAACACTGGACCAGGGTGTTGGGTGCCTCATCATATTTGAAGATCCGAAGACCGATGCAATCTTTCCTGCAACTCTTGAGACCATTCAAAACATGGGCAAGGTTGTTGACAGCTTGTTTGTCAGATCTGCCAAGATAATGGCTTGAAATGCTTGCTACAGTTTTTTACTTGTTTAAGATAATTTTATGTTTGACTTGCTTCTTAATCttcttttattttgaaacttaagTTCATGTATTAGAACCTTTGCTTAAGACCAAAATCGCCATCTCTCTTTCATTTCAGTTATCTCGTGTTGAGTTGAATATATGAGACGAACATGCTACATCATTGGGAGCAATGGCGGATTTAGCCACATTTTGTGAGTTTCAGAAACCCAGTCAGTTtggaaaaaatagtgagaattaatgaaaaccttgtatgatttaaaaaaattagtgataatctattgaaaggaagaaaaaaaTTCTGAATCCGCCACTGATTGTGaggtcttttttttttcttctgaaTAATACAAGAACAAACATATAAAATTCACTGTTTTCAACCACAATATTCTCATTTCTTAACTACAATAACTAATGCAAGTAATTCAAACATACTTAAGTTGCAATTTACATGACATAACATGGATAGTACACAAACCCTAAACATTTCCAACATTAAAGTGTCTTTGATCTAACTTCAACATACATACCATTACACCATCACATCTTTCCTTGATGGATTAGCAAACCGAGCCGAAAAAGACCTACATAAAACATCAGCATTTCCCCTCTCGAACCCTTCGTCAAAATTTTGCATATAGTCCTCCCGATCATACGAGTAGACAAAACACGCCATCTTCCTTTTGTCGTTCTTCTTCACGATCTTTCTCCAAAAACTTTTCCATTTCGGTTCGGATTGAAACTTAGATTCTTTATGAGAGTAATTCCTCCCCAGTTGGACACTGCAGCTTCTAGATTTATGCCAAGTTCTAATGTCCATTGCACAACTCAAACTAGGAAAGATCTTGGTTTCTCACTTGTGAATAAGCAttagttcatatatatatatgcatgtatGTGATAAAATACTTTGTTCTTTTTCTGGTTCTACAAAAGTAAAAGTAACCTAACTAAAAATATACCAACACAAGATATCGAATTTTATTACTTTACTCACAAGGCTTTAGTTTGATTTATTTATTGAGGAAAGAAGCCAGCTTATCAAGACCGGCTTGGCTTGATTCAAACTAATAATTTCTTGGTGTAGGTTATTTCTGATTAGTCAGGTAAAAAAAagtaataaattataaaaaaaaagatataACAGTTTTAAACAAATGTGATAATAAAGTTTAAATTATTACTTTTTGATTTTTAGTTTTGAGAAATTACGTTTTTGGTCATCCTGGACGTGACACAGTTAATTTTTTCCGCCGCCAAGTGATGTTAGTTATTCCGTTAAATTTATATGAATTGACTAAAATACACTTGGCATTAAAAGATCACGAAAACCCAAGTCAACTATTCTCTCACGACTAGTTATTCTTGTCTTCTTCGACTGGCGCCCCAAATCCACCCTGTATCTTCTCCGACTACCACTCCTTGACTGCCGCCCATCCCACCCTTATGACGAAGCCAACGAGGCGGTGTTTATGGTTCGCTTCGATCGTAGTGATTCTGAAATAGAGGATGTGTTCATGGACCAATTGACCAAATTCTTTGTTATTACTTTGATAAATAACAAGCTATATGGCTCAAAATATGAGCGGCTCAGCGCAGCTCTAGGCTCAGAATATTCCAAAGCGCATGCCGCCGAAAGAA from Helianthus annuus cultivar XRQ/B chromosome 7, HanXRQr2.0-SUNRISE, whole genome shotgun sequence includes the following:
- the LOC110868074 gene encoding 26S proteasome non-ATPase regulatory subunit 11 homolog; the protein is MSSSHLPATSESLDLASEAKTPSEAINILYQVLDNPASSSEALRVKEQAIAKISELLRDENRGEDLRGLLTTLRPFFALIPKAKTAKIVRGIIDSVAKIPNSTDLQISLCKEMVEWTRAEKRTFLRQRVEARLAALLMDSKEYSEALTLLSGLVKEVRRLDDKLLLVDIDLLESKLHFSLRNLPKAKAALTAARTAANAIYVPPAQQGTIDLQSGILHAEEKDYKTAYSYFFEAFEAFNALDDPRAVYSLKYMLLCKIMVNQADDVAGIISSKALKFLGPELDAMKAVADAYAKRSLKLFETALQDFKAQLDEDPIVHRHLSSLYDTLLEQNLCRLIEPFSRVEIGHIASLIELPVEHVEKKLSQMILDKKFAGTLDQGVGCLIIFEDPKTDAIFPATLETIQNMGKVVDSLFVRSAKIMA